A genomic region of Oncorhynchus mykiss isolate Arlee chromosome 4, USDA_OmykA_1.1, whole genome shotgun sequence contains the following coding sequences:
- the LOC110522445 gene encoding trichohyalin, with protein MMKLVFVFAVVAYFFAEHLALPVGEERQREDVVTRCLVEVLSKALTKPDSHPLDQECKDILKAGAQHAAPVEKKSDEVLTNEEEGKEHEPEAPGADVKDIEALLKSVEEKRETPEDEDRSQESWDLNYEKEKRIWKPTHRYHYKKPNHKRDEEVSEEVREEPDEERSQESWSLGDEKEKRYRPTYRYTTKKHHKRDEEGLEEEREEPEEERSQESWSLGDEKEKRYRPTYRYTTKKHPKRDEEGLEEEREEPEEERSQESWSLGDEKEKRYRPTYRYTPKKHPKRDEEGLEEEREEPEEERSQESWSLGDEKEKRYRPTYRYTPKKHHKRDEEGLEEEREEPEEERSQESWSLGDEKEKRYRPTYRYTPKKHHKRDEEGLEEEREEPEEERSQESWSLGDEKEKRYRPTYRYTPKKHHKRDEEDEERSQESWSLGDEKEKREEDDEERKKRIWKPTHRYHHKKHHKRSEDPSEEEEEEKDKRIWKPTHRYHHKKHHKRGADSSDEESEEKRSEESEEEEEEDREKRIWKPTHRYHHKKHHKRDEELSEEGREEPDEERSQESWSLGDGKEKRDEDMMRDEDEREKRIWKPTHRYHHKKHHKRNGDSSEEEDEERRSDSDEHEEEKRHGDAEEDERQRDRQEALRYLAEKSRLLGEGEVYEKRSPWAYRGYYHPAWWKRSIDPHTPLHKMEELAKLLSYKNHQLASQSELADEEKKRSVSLTPEEEKELENIAAMDMELQKISEKMQEDRSD; from the exons ATGATGAAACTGGTGTTTGTTTTTGCCGTGGTTGCGTATTTCTTTGCAG AACATCTAGCACTTCCCGTTGGAGAAGAACGACAGCGAGAGGATGTG GTAACACGGTGCTTGGTTGAGGTCCTGTCCAAGGCGTTGACCAAACCTGACTCTCACCCTCTGGATCAGGAATGTAAAGATATTCTCAAAGCAG GTGCCCAACATGCTGCTCCTGTGGAGAAGAAAAGTGATGAGGTGCTGACTAATGAAGAGGAGGGCAAAGAACATGAACCTGAGGCACCAGGAGCCGACGTGAAAGACATCGAGGCCCTCTTGAAGtctgtggaggagaagagggagacacCGGAGGACGAAGATCGCAGCCAGGAGTCATGGGACCTCAACTACGAGAAGGAGAAAAGGATTTGGAAACCAACGCACAGGTATCATTATAAGAAACCCAATCACAAACGTGATGAGGAGGTTTCTGAAGAAGTGAGAGAAGAGCCAGACGAAGAACGTAGTCAGGAATCCTGGAGCCTGGGCGATGAGAAGGAGAAGAGATATAGGCCTACCTATCGGTACACCACCAAAAAACACCACAAACGAGACGAAGAGGgtttagaggaagagagagaagagccaGAAGAGGAACGTAGTCAGGAATCCTGGAGCCTGGGCGATGAGAAGGAGAAGAGATATAGGCCTACCTATCGGTACACCACCAAAAAACACCCCAAACGAGACGAAGAGGgtttagaggaagagagagaagagccaGAAGAGGAACGTAGTCAGGAATCCTGGAGCCTGGGCGATGAGAAGGAGAAGAGATATAGGCCTACCTATCGGTACACCCCCAAAAAACACCCCAAACGAGACGAAGAGGgtttagaggaagagagagaagagccaGAAGAGGAACGTAGTCAGGAATCCTGGAGCCTGGGCGATGAGAAGGAGAAGAGATATAGGCCTACCTATCGGTACACCCCAAAGAAACACCACAAACGAGACGAAGAGGgtttagaggaagagagagaagagccaGAAGAGGAACGTAGTCAGGAATCCTGGAGCCTGGGCGATGAGAAGGAGAAGAGATATAGGCCTACCTATCGGTACACCCCAAAGAAACACCACAAACGAGACGAAGAGGgtttagaggaagagagagaagagccaGAAGAGGAACGTAGTCAGGAATCCTGGAGCCTGGGCGATGAGAAGGAGAAGAGATATAGGCCTACCTATCGGTACACCCCAAAGAAACACCACAAACGAGACGAAGAAGACGAAGAGCGCAGTCAAGAGTCCTGGAGTCTGGGCgatgagaaagaaaagagagaggaggatgatgaggaaAGAAAGAAGAGGATCTGGAAACCCACCCATCGGTACCACCACAAGAAGCACCACAAACGCAGTGAAGAtccttcagaggaagaggaggaggagaaagataaGAGAATTTGGAAACCCACACACAGATATCACCACAAGAAACACCACAAACGAGGTGCTGACTCATCGGACGAGGAATCAGAGGAGAAGAGATCAGAAgagtcagaggaagaggaggaagaggatagagagaagagaatcTGGAAGCCCACACACAGATACCACCACAAAAAACACCACAAACGTGATGAGGAGCTTtcagaagaagggagagaggagccagATGAAGAACGCAGCCAAGAGTCCTGGAGTCTGGGTGatggaaaggagaagagagatgaggataTGATGAGagatgaggatgagagagaaaagaggattTGGAAACCAACTCACAGGTACCACCACAAGAAGCATCACAAACGCAATGGGgattcctcagaggaggaagacgaggaacGAAGGAGTGATTCGGACGAACACGAGGAGGAGAAGAGGCATGGAGATGCCGAGGAGgacgagagacagagggataggcAGGAGGCTCTGAG GTACCTGGCAGAGAAGAGTCGTCTCCTGGGGGAGGGTGAGGTGTATGAGAAACGTTCTCCCTGGGCTTACAGAGGATACTACCACCCCGCCTGGTGGAAGAGAAGCATAGACCCACACACACCATTGCATAAG ATGGAGGAACTGGCGAAGTTGCTGTCCTATAAGAATCACCAGCTGGCCAGCCAATCAGAGCTGGCAGACGAGGAAAAGAAGAGGAGCGTATCTCTAACCCCAGAGGAG